In Gemmata obscuriglobus, a single genomic region encodes these proteins:
- a CDS encoding sigma-54-dependent transcriptional regulator: MANLLIVDDEESLLYSLEAGLSTDDLAVSTATTGREGVAAVRAQTPDAVILDVRLPDMTGLEVFDQIRALDPRLPVVMITAYAAADTAIEAVKRGAFEYLLKPVDLHRLRDTVARAIELRRMRSVPAVIAGEPAPPDADEVVGRSPAMQAVYKAIGLLARQAVPVLITGESGTGKELIARTLYQHSERADRPLLALDCSATPGAALEEELFGRETSAEGGRGKIGRFEQADGGTVYLDEVADLSPSAQAKLLRVLQERRFDRAGGGDAVAADVRVIASTGQNLAALAAAGQFRHDLLYRLNGFVIALPALRDRPGDIPLLAEYFLRQSARRLGKSFHAVAPEAVQLLEQHPWAGNVRELQNVVRFAAIQATGEVLTPDCLPAALRGDPGAGKPSDEVVDLAGVRRLVRDLLATGSLDIYRRVLLEVERAVIGDVLDHVGGNQVQASELLGISRNTLRSRLQAFDRAARKADRTGS, encoded by the coding sequence GTGGCCAATCTGCTCATCGTCGACGACGAGGAGAGCCTGCTGTACTCGCTGGAGGCCGGGCTTTCGACCGACGACCTCGCGGTGAGCACCGCGACGACCGGGCGCGAGGGCGTCGCCGCCGTTCGCGCACAGACGCCGGACGCGGTCATTCTGGACGTGCGCCTGCCGGACATGACCGGCCTGGAGGTGTTCGATCAGATCCGGGCGCTGGACCCCCGGCTGCCGGTCGTGATGATCACCGCCTACGCGGCGGCCGATACGGCTATCGAAGCCGTCAAGCGCGGTGCCTTCGAGTACCTCCTCAAGCCGGTCGACTTGCACCGCCTGCGGGACACGGTCGCTCGCGCGATCGAGTTGCGGCGGATGCGGAGCGTGCCGGCGGTGATCGCCGGCGAGCCGGCGCCGCCGGACGCCGACGAGGTGGTGGGCCGCAGCCCCGCCATGCAGGCGGTGTACAAGGCCATCGGCCTGCTCGCCCGGCAGGCCGTGCCCGTGTTGATTACGGGCGAGAGCGGGACCGGAAAAGAGCTGATCGCCCGCACCCTGTACCAGCACTCGGAGCGGGCGGACCGGCCGCTGCTGGCGCTCGACTGCTCCGCCACTCCGGGGGCGGCGCTGGAAGAGGAGTTGTTCGGTCGCGAAACGAGTGCCGAGGGCGGCCGGGGTAAGATCGGGCGGTTCGAGCAGGCCGACGGCGGGACCGTTTACCTCGACGAGGTCGCCGACCTCAGCCCGTCCGCCCAGGCCAAGCTCCTCCGCGTCCTTCAGGAGCGGCGGTTCGACCGCGCGGGCGGTGGCGACGCGGTGGCGGCCGACGTGCGCGTCATCGCGTCCACCGGCCAGAACCTGGCCGCTCTGGCGGCCGCTGGGCAGTTCCGGCACGATCTGCTCTATCGCCTCAACGGGTTCGTGATCGCGCTCCCGGCGCTCCGCGACCGCCCCGGCGACATCCCCCTACTCGCCGAGTACTTCTTACGGCAGTCGGCCCGGCGGTTGGGCAAGTCGTTCCACGCGGTCGCTCCAGAGGCGGTTCAGTTGCTCGAACAGCACCCCTGGGCCGGGAACGTCCGCGAATTGCAGAACGTGGTGCGGTTCGCGGCGATTCAGGCGACGGGCGAGGTCCTGACGCCGGACTGCCTACCGGCGGCCCTGCGCGGCGATCCCGGCGCGGGCAAACCGTCTGACGAGGTCGTGGACCTGGCCGGGGTCCGCCGTCTGGTCCGCGACCTCCTTGCGACCGGTTCGCTCGACATCTACCGCCGGGTCCTGTTAGAGGTCGAACGCGCGGTCATCGGCGACGTCCTGGATCACGTCGGTGGCAACCAGGTTCAGGCCAGCGAGCTGCTCGGCATCTCGCGGAACACGCTCCGATCGCGGCTCCAAGCGTTCGACCGCGCGGCCCGAAAGGCCGACCGGACGGGGAGCTGA
- a CDS encoding sensor histidine kinase: MDHRIVSRVLVPLACVSLLLLLTAAGAAWYARLAQQRVSAMLNSNVASVRAARDLESRVRDVDAGLDRFLITGDRQHLEAVRPLRQLTLDALAEAESVAFTKEEQALMRRVRAGCERLFAEYDRVFHGPPGAVPRAELAELAAIPEKEILEPAKEYARLNEEALAQSGQTSEEMTGLLTVVFLAIGACGAGGGLLGGWLIATGVRRGMLRTEERLQGTVVRLSAVVPTGAHAGDAAERLDESVSALLDRFRQVERDALRAEQLAWVGQMAAGIAHEIRNPLMAIKILIQTAADPLGLSPFRAKDLAVIEREIGRLEHTVTGFLDFARPPRPERQATDLRSLLEQAVAGLQARADRQKVALGIEVPAEPVTLLVDPNQFGQVVYNLLYNAIDAQPGGGRVRISVEAATREGGGPELVLRVADEGAGLPAAVGERIFDPFVSTKETGLGLGLSICRRIVEAHGGTIRAGSPPAGGAVFTVRLPLLDALESGPGTGTRP, encoded by the coding sequence GTGGACCACCGTATCGTTTCGCGCGTGCTCGTTCCGCTCGCGTGTGTGAGCTTGCTGCTGCTGCTGACCGCCGCCGGGGCCGCGTGGTACGCCCGGCTCGCGCAGCAGCGGGTGTCGGCGATGCTCAACAGCAACGTCGCCAGCGTTCGCGCCGCACGCGACCTTGAAAGCCGCGTGCGCGACGTGGACGCCGGGCTGGACCGGTTTCTCATCACCGGCGACCGCCAGCACCTGGAAGCCGTCCGCCCGCTCCGGCAACTGACGCTGGACGCGCTGGCCGAGGCCGAGAGCGTCGCCTTCACGAAGGAAGAGCAGGCGCTCATGCGGCGGGTTCGTGCCGGGTGTGAGCGACTGTTCGCGGAGTACGACCGGGTCTTTCACGGGCCGCCCGGCGCGGTGCCGCGGGCCGAACTGGCCGAGCTGGCCGCGATCCCCGAGAAAGAGATCCTTGAACCCGCCAAAGAGTACGCGCGGCTGAACGAGGAGGCGCTCGCGCAGTCCGGCCAGACGAGCGAGGAGATGACCGGGCTCCTGACGGTCGTGTTCCTTGCGATCGGGGCGTGCGGGGCGGGCGGCGGGTTGCTCGGCGGGTGGCTGATCGCGACGGGGGTCCGCCGCGGCATGCTGCGCACGGAGGAGCGGCTCCAGGGCACAGTTGTTCGGTTGAGCGCCGTGGTGCCGACCGGGGCGCATGCCGGGGACGCGGCGGAGCGGCTGGACGAGTCCGTCTCGGCCTTACTGGACCGCTTCCGCCAGGTGGAACGCGACGCGCTGCGGGCCGAACAACTGGCGTGGGTCGGGCAGATGGCCGCGGGCATTGCCCACGAGATCCGCAACCCGCTCATGGCCATCAAAATCCTCATCCAGACGGCGGCCGACCCGCTGGGCCTGTCGCCGTTCCGGGCGAAGGATCTGGCGGTCATCGAGCGCGAAATCGGGCGCCTGGAGCACACCGTCACCGGGTTCCTGGACTTCGCCCGGCCGCCGCGCCCCGAGCGCCAGGCGACCGACCTCCGATCGCTCCTGGAGCAGGCGGTCGCGGGACTCCAGGCGCGCGCCGACCGTCAGAAGGTCGCGCTCGGGATCGAAGTGCCCGCCGAACCCGTCACCCTGTTGGTCGACCCGAACCAGTTCGGCCAGGTGGTGTACAACTTGCTCTACAACGCCATTGACGCGCAGCCGGGCGGCGGGCGGGTCCGGATCTCGGTCGAAGCCGCAACGCGTGAAGGGGGGGGACCGGAACTGGTGCTACGAGTGGCGGACGAGGGCGCGGGCCTGCCGGCCGCCGTCGGCGAGCGGATCTTCGACCCGTTCGTCAGCACCAAGGAGACCGGGCTGGGGTTGGGGCTGTCCATCTGCCGCCGGATCGTGGAGGCGCACGGGGGGACGATTCGGGCCGGTTCGCCGCCCGCGGGCGGGGCCGTTTTTACCGTGCGGCTGCCGCTGCTGGATGCACTCGAATCAGGCCCGGGAACCGGCACTCGCCCGTGA
- a CDS encoding leucine-rich repeat domain-containing protein — protein sequence MPQHKPWRDLQVTDAGLKELAGLTNLTQLILLGTAVTDVGLEELAPLKNLNTLDLGKTKVTDAGLKALAPLTGLTRLALGDTGVTDAGLKELVPFKSLKTLYLFSTKVTDAGLKELGRFKNLTVLGLGGTGVTDAGLRELGRFKNLTALGLSGTGVTDAGLKELAPLKNLTELGLGGTGVADVGLKELAPFKNLAKLDLYSTKVTDAGLKELGLLKNLTLLDLGRTQVTDDGLRELTGLKALTTLILIGTGVTDAGLKELAGLTNLTRLNLYRTKVTDAGWKELKSALPKCEISK from the coding sequence GTGCCACAGCACAAACCGTGGCGTGACCTCCAGGTGACGGATGCGGGTCTGAAGGAACTGGCCGGGCTCACGAACCTCACCCAACTCATCCTGCTTGGTACGGCTGTAACGGACGTGGGGCTGGAGGAGTTGGCCCCGCTCAAGAACCTTAACACGCTCGACCTGGGCAAAACGAAGGTGACGGACGCGGGGCTGAAGGCGCTGGCCCCGCTTACGGGCCTCACCCGGCTCGCCCTGGGCGACACAGGCGTGACGGACGCGGGGCTGAAGGAGTTGGTGCCGTTCAAGAGCCTTAAGACCCTTTATCTGTTCTCTACCAAGGTGACGGACGCGGGGCTGAAGGAGCTGGGCCGGTTCAAGAATCTCACCGTCCTCGGCTTGGGCGGCACAGGTGTGACGGACGCAGGGCTGAGGGAGCTGGGCCGGTTCAAGAACCTCACCGCCCTCGGCTTGAGCGGGACAGGTGTTACGGACGCGGGGCTGAAAGAGTTGGCCCCGCTCAAGAACCTCACCGAGCTCGGCCTGGGCGGCACAGGTGTGGCGGACGTTGGGCTGAAGGAACTGGCCCCGTTCAAGAACCTCGCCAAGCTCGACCTGTACTCTACCAAGGTGACGGACGCGGGGCTAAAGGAGCTGGGTCTGCTCAAGAACCTCACCTTACTCGACCTCGGCCGTACGCAGGTGACGGACGACGGGTTGAGAGAACTGACCGGGCTCAAGGCCCTCACCACACTCATTTTGATTGGCACGGGTGTAACGGACGCGGGGCTGAAAGAACTGGCCGGGCTCACGAACCTCACCCGGCTCAACCTGTACCGCACGAAGGTGACAGACGCAGGCTGGAAGGAACTGAAATCGGCGCTGCCAAAGTGCGAAATTAGCAAGTGA
- a CDS encoding leucine-rich repeat domain-containing protein, translating to MFRALAFASIISALCVCSSVRADEAEDKAVAFVEKLGGKVHRGETPSGKPVVSVFLYACPLSDAGVKELAGLKALTTLNLGATKVTDVGVKELAGFKALTTLNLSFTTLTDVGVKELAGFKALTTLELNYTDVTDAGVKELAGLKALTTLGLGGTKVTDAGVKELASLKELSVLGLFAAKAVTDAGVKELAGLKALTTLELGLTKVTDAGVKELAGLKALTTLDLHYTGVTDAGVKELAGLKALSVLDLGNTGVTDAGVKELAGLKALTTLNLGGAKVTDAGVKELAGLKALSTLNLGGTKVTDTGLKELAGFKALTTLDLSFTTLTDAGVKELAGLTALTLLDLSGTTLTDAGVKELAPLTNLTMLYLGETGVTDAGLKELAGLKNLTALFLFNTKVTDAGVKELTAALPKCKIMR from the coding sequence ATGTTCAGGGCGTTGGCTTTTGCTTCGATCATTTCGGCTCTGTGCGTGTGCTCTTCGGTGCGTGCCGACGAGGCCGAAGACAAGGCCGTCGCCTTCGTCGAGAAGCTCGGGGGGAAGGTGCATCGCGGCGAAACGCCATCCGGCAAGCCGGTGGTGAGTGTCTTCCTGTACGCTTGCCCGCTTTCGGATGCAGGTGTGAAGGAGTTGGCTGGGCTCAAGGCCCTGACCACACTCAACCTGGGCGCAACGAAAGTGACGGACGTGGGGGTAAAGGAGCTGGCCGGGTTCAAGGCCCTCACCACACTCAACTTGAGTTTCACAACTTTGACGGACGTGGGGGTAAAGGAGTTGGCCGGGTTCAAGGCCCTCACCACACTCGAGCTGAATTACACGGACGTGACGGACGCGGGTGTGAAGGAGCTGGCCGGGCTCAAAGCCCTCACCACGTTAGGCTTGGGTGGAACGAAGGTGACGGACGCGGGTGTGAAGGAGCTGGCCAGCCTCAAGGAACTCTCCGTACTCGGCCTTTTTGCGGCCAAGGCCGTGACGGACGCGGGGGTGAAGGAGTTGGCCGGGCTCAAGGCCCTCACCACACTCGAACTGGGCCTCACGAAGGTGACGGACGCGGGGGTGAAGGAGCTGGCCGGACTCAAGGCCCTGACCACACTCGATCTACACTACACGGGGGTGACGGACGCGGGGGTGAAGGAACTGGCCGGGCTCAAGGCCCTCTCCGTACTCGACCTGGGCAACACGGGGGTGACGGACGCGGGGGTGAAGGAGCTGGCCGGGCTCAAGGCCCTGACCACACTCAACCTGGGTGGAGCGAAGGTGACGGACGCGGGGGTGAAGGAGCTGGCCGGACTCAAGGCCCTCTCCACACTCAACCTGGGTGGAACGAAGGTGACGGACACGGGGTTGAAGGAGTTGGCCGGGTTCAAAGCCCTGACCACACTCGATCTGAGCTTCACGACTTTGACGGACGCGGGGGTGAAGGAGCTGGCCGGGCTCACGGCCCTCACCCTACTTGACCTGAGTGGAACGACTTTGACGGACGCGGGGGTGAAGGAGCTGGCCCCGCTCACGAACCTCACCATGCTCTACCTCGGAGAAACGGGGGTGACGGACGCGGGGTTGAAGGAGTTGGCCGGGCTCAAGAACCTCACCGCACTCTTCCTGTTCAACACGAAGGTGACGGACGCGGGGGTGAAGGAGCTCACCGCAGCATTGCCGAAGTGCAAAATCATGAGGTGA
- a CDS encoding leucine-rich repeat domain-containing protein gives MFRALAFVVAVLVLCPCPSVRADEAEDKAVALVEKFRGKVTRDTSKSGQPVIGVVLSHPEVTDATLKDLVPLKNLTTLDLFSTKVTDAGLKDLAGLTNLTKLDLGFAQVTEVTPRFAVGLAVLGARDRKSAGRFRRNSRAGRVMSTPRFTAEELDRLRALAAEWGKIVSKRAFGDDGPGLDVDFRTMEQIATAAAQGLTEGALQQMLHQQARKVPEQVPCPVCGEPCPTRPHTRTLAAQGATVQQAERIAHCPACRRDFFPPAAGPRAG, from the coding sequence ATGTTCAGGGCGTTGGCTTTCGTTGTGGCCGTTTTGGTGTTGTGCCCGTGCCCGTCGGTCCGCGCGGACGAGGCCGAGGATAAGGCCGTTGCACTCGTCGAGAAGTTCCGCGGTAAGGTGACTCGTGACACGAGCAAAAGCGGTCAACCCGTTATCGGTGTTGTGTTGTCTCACCCGGAGGTGACGGACGCGACATTGAAGGACCTGGTCCCGCTCAAGAACCTCACCACGCTCGACCTGTTCTCCACGAAGGTAACGGATGCGGGTCTGAAGGATCTGGCTGGGCTCACGAACCTCACCAAGCTCGATCTGGGGTTCGCGCAGGTGACGGAGGTCACGCCACGGTTTGCAGTAGGCCTTGCGGTCCTCGGGGCACGGGATAGGAAAAGCGCGGGGCGATTTCGCCGCAACTCTCGTGCGGGGCGAGTCATGAGCACACCGCGTTTCACGGCCGAGGAACTCGACCGCCTTCGAGCACTGGCGGCGGAGTGGGGCAAAATCGTTTCCAAGCGGGCGTTCGGGGACGACGGGCCGGGATTGGACGTGGACTTCCGGACGATGGAGCAGATCGCCACCGCGGCGGCACAAGGGCTCACCGAAGGTGCCCTCCAGCAGATGCTCCACCAGCAGGCCCGGAAGGTGCCCGAACAGGTTCCGTGTCCGGTGTGTGGCGAGCCGTGCCCGACCCGACCACACACCCGCACCCTGGCGGCCCAAGGGGCCACGGTTCAACAGGCCGAACGGATCGCCCATTGTCCCGCCTGCCGGCGGGACTTTTTCCCCCCTGCGGCTGGCCCTCGGGCTGGATGA